A genome region from Acipenser ruthenus chromosome 29, fAciRut3.2 maternal haplotype, whole genome shotgun sequence includes the following:
- the LOC131702126 gene encoding chondroitin proteoglycan-2-like, translating to METAITYRGALSLLLILHSARAFDLNFCAGKPNATMVDPESSDSYYRCDNGVTYHYQCSTGLVFNPLLSNCDFPSNAPIPNFCVNLVDGLYPEPSNPSTFYQCFRGVAYYRSCSSPLLFNSTTWLCDFPIEIPFLPIYPPKLTEESNFCEEKSNGFYSDSQNVGAFYHCQEHNTTHFLCPSILFYNPMITNCDFPFAVPEPDCCAQLDNGLYPESSNPDAFYQCIDHTTYYYTCPFPLLFNRESLMCDFNRVVPPATPSSTPALLETFNAPALPKTTTTPELYNSNFCVNKPSLLYADPEDQTGFYRCENELTFYFTCHEGMVFDQKVLNCVVPPAAPSPGFCILKPNGIYRDPGNRAGFYVCIKRRPFYKTCPTPLVFNPEMLICDNLSGTHS from the exons ATGGAAACAGCGATCACTTATAGAG GAGCACTGTCTCTGCTGCTGATTCTCCATTCAG CCAGAGCATTCGACCTGAATTTCTGTGCCGGCAAGCCCAACGCGACAATGGTGGATCCAGAGAGCAGTGACAGCTACTACCGTTGTGACAATGGGGTCACCTACCACTACCAGTGCAGCACTGGGCTAGTGTTCAACCCCCTCCTCTCCAACTGCGACTTCCCATCCAATGCCCCCATTCCCAATTTCTGCGTCAACTTGGTGGACGGCCTTTACCCGGAGCCCAGCAACCCCTCCACCTTCTACCAGTGCTTCAGGGGGGTTGCGTACTACCGGAGTTGCAGCTCCCCTCTTCTATTCAAcagcacaacctggctttgtgACTTCCCAATCGAGATTCCATTCCTGCCTATCTACCCTCCAAAACTGACAGAAGAATCAAACTTCTGTGAAGAGAAGTCCAACGGTTTCTATAGCGACTCACAGAATGTTGGTGCTTTCTACCACTGCCAAGAACACAACACTACTCACTTCCTCTGTCCCTCAATCCTCTTCTACAACCCAATGATCACCAACTGCGATTTTCCTTTCGCTGTCCCTGAACCGGATTGCTGTGCCCAGTTGGACAATGGTCTTTATCCAGAAAGCAGCAATCCAGATGCCTTCTACCAGTGTATCGACCACACTACTTACTATTACACATGCCCCTTTCCTCTTCTTTTTAATAGAGAGTCGTTAATGTGTGATTTTAACAGAGTCGTTCCTCCCGCTACCCCCAGCTCTACACCTGCATTACTTGAAACCTTCAATGCACCCGCATTACCCAAAACCACCACTACCCCAGAATTATACAACTCAAACTTCTGCGTCAACAAACCCAGCTTGCTCTACGCGGATCCTGAAGATCAGACGGGTTTCTACAGATGTGAAAACGAACTCACCTTCTACTTCACCTGCCATGAGGGCATGGTCTTCGATCAAAAGGTCCTGAACTGTGTGGTTCCTCCCGCTGCCCCCAGCCCTGGCTTTTGCATCTTGAAACCCAACGGTATCTACAGAGACCCCGGCAACAGAGCAGGTTTCTACGTGTGCATCAAGAGACGTCCTTTCTACAAGACCTGCCCCACACCTCTGGTGTTCAACCCTGAGATGTTAATCTGTGACAACCTCTCTGGCACACATAGTTAA
- the LOC131702165 gene encoding uncharacterized protein LOC131702165 — translation METAITYRGALSLLLILHSARAFDLNFCAGKPNATMVDPESSDSYYRCDNGVTYHYQCSTGLVFNPLLSNCDFPSNAPIPNFCVNLVDGLYPEPSNPSTFYQCFRGVAYYRSCSSPLLFNSTTWLCDFPIEIPFLPIYPPKLTEESNFCEEKSNGFYSDSQNVGAFYHCQEHNTTHFLCPSILFYNPMITNCDFPFAVPEPDCCAQLDNGLYPESSNPDAFYQCIDHTTYYYTCPFPLLFNRESLMCDFNRVVPPATPSSTPALLETFNAPALPKTTTTPKLYNSNFCVNKPSLLYADPEDRTGFYRCENEVTFYFTCHEGMVFDQKVLNCVVPPTPSSPTPTLSETTNTPKLYNSNFCVNKPSLLYADPEDRTGFYRCENEVTFYFTCHEGMVFDQKVLNCVVPPAPSSPTPTLSETTNTPKLFNSNFCVNKPSLLYADPEDQTGFYRCENEVTFYFTCHEGMVFDQKVLNCVVPHPAPSPTPTLSKTTNTPKLYNSNFCVNKPSLLYADPEDLTGFYRCENKLTFYFTCHEGMVFDQKVLNCVVPPAAPSPGFCILKPNGIYRDPGNIAGFYVCVKSRPFYKTCPTPLVFNPEILICDNLSDTADTRN, via the exons ATGGAAACAGCGATCACTTATAGAG GAGCACTGTCTCTGCTGCTGATTCTCCATTCAG CCAGAGCATTCGACCTGAATTTCTGTGCCGGCAAGCCCAACGCGACAATGGTGGATCCAGAGAGCAGTGACAGCTACTACCGTTGTGACAATGGGGTCACCTACCACTACCAGTGCAGCACTGGGCTAGTGTTCAACCCCCTCCTCTCCAACTGCGACTTCCCATCCAATGCCCCCATTCCCAATTTCTGCGTCAACTTGGTGGACGGCCTTTACCCGGAGCCCAGCAACCCCTCCACCTTCTACCAGTGCTTCAGGGGGGTTGCGTACTACCGGAGTTGCAGCTCCCCTCTTCTATTCAAcagcacaacctggctttgtgACTTCCCAATCGAGATTCCATTCCTGCCTATCTACCCTCCAAAACTGACAGAAGAATCAAACTTCTGTGAAGAGAAGTCCAACGGTTTCTATAGCGACTCACAGAATGTTGGTGCTTTCTACCACTGCCAAGAACACAACACTACTCACTTCCTCTGTCCCTCAATCCTCTTCTACAACCCAATGATCACCAACTGCGATTTTCCTTTCGCTGTCCCTGAACCGGATTGCTGTGCCCAGTTGGACAATGGTCTTTATCCAGAAAGCAGCAATCCAGATGCCTTCTACCAGTGTATCGACCACACTACTTACTATTACACATGCCCCTTTCCTCTTCTTTTTAATAGAGAGTCGTTAATGTGTGATTTTAACAGAGTCGTTCCTCCCGCTACCCCCAGCTCTACACCTGCATTACTTGAAACCTTCAATGCACCCGCATTACCCAAAACCACCACTACCCCCAAATTATACAACTCAAACTTCTGCGTCAACAAACCCAGCTTGCTTTACGCGGATCCTGAAGATCGGACAGGTTTCTACAGATGTGAAAACGAAGTCACCTTCTACTTCACCTGCCATGAGGGCATGGTCTTCGATCAAAAGGTCCTGAACTGTGTGGTTCCTCCCACTCCCTCCAGCCCTACACCCACATTATCTGAAACCACCAATACCCCCAAATTATACAACTCAAACTTCTGCGTCAACAAACCCAGCTTGCTCTATGCGGATCCTGAAGATCGGACAGGTTTCTACAGATGTGAAAACGAAGTCACCTTCTACTTCACCTGCCATGAGGGCATGGTCTTCGATCAAAAGGTCCTGAACTGTGTGGTTCCTCCCGCTCCCTCCAGCCCTACACCCACATTATCTGAAACCACCAATACCCCCAAATTATTCAACTCAAACTTCTGCGTCAACAAACCCAGCTTGCTCTACGCGGATCCTGAAGATCAGACGGGTTTCTACAGATGTGAAAACGAAGTCACCTTCTACTTCACCTGCCATGAGGGAATGGTCTTCGATCAAAAGGTCCTGAACTGTGTTGTTCCTCATCCTGCCCCCAGCCCTACACCCACATTATCCAAAACCACCAATACCCCCAAATTATACAACTCAAACTTCTGCGTCAACAAACCCAGCTTGCTCTACGCGGATCCTGAAGATCTGACAGGTTTCTACAGATGTGAAAACAAACTCACCTTCTACTTCACATGCCATGAGGGCATGGTCTTCGATCAAAAGGTCCTGAACTGTGTGGTTCCTCCCGCTGCCCCCAGCCCAGGCTTTTGCATCTTGAAACCCAACGGTATCTACAGAGACCCCGGCAACATAGCAGGTTTCTACGTGTGCGTCAAGAGCCGTCCTTTCTACAAGACCTGCCCCACACCTCTGGTGTTCAACCCTGAGATCTTAATCTGTGACAACCTCTCTGACACTGCGGACACACGTAATTAA